The Bacillota bacterium genome includes a window with the following:
- a CDS encoding L,D-transpeptidase produces the protein MSIKEGVKLALDDNVVLIGFRPEFKVLSVYPNPRTSQDKIIINKSENRLYLYKSGELYATYPVATGKKPQYTPEGNFKIANKIENDRELNPQLGVRWMGLSVPWRNDKRAHNDERAPAGHKYGIHGTNEPDSIGKHVSGGCIRMSNKQVLEIFGLVEEGTPVEIR, from the coding sequence ATGTCAATTAAGGAGGGCGTCAAGCTGGCCCTAGATGATAATGTTGTTTTAATAGGGTTCAGGCCGGAGTTTAAGGTTTTGTCTGTTTATCCTAATCCCCGTACAAGCCAGGATAAAATAATTATTAATAAAAGTGAAAATCGTTTATACCTGTATAAAAGCGGTGAATTGTATGCAACTTACCCGGTTGCTACAGGTAAAAAGCCCCAATATACACCGGAGGGAAATTTTAAAATAGCCAACAAGATTGAAAATGACAGGGAGTTAAATCCCCAGCTAGGGGTGCGCTGGATGGGGCTTAGTGTGCCTTGGAGAAACGATAAGCGGGCACATAATGATGAAAGAGCCCCTGCCGGTCATAAATACGGTATTCACGGTACCAATGAACCCGATTCAATAGGAAAGCACGTCTCGGGTGGCTGTATCAGAATGAGTAATAAGCAGGTGCTTGAAATTTTTGGCCTGGTAGAAGAGGGGACACCGGTTGAAATCAGGTAA
- a CDS encoding hydrogenase maturation protease, which produces MKVLIIGLGNPLFCDDGIGPRVVQELKKRPVPSAVQPVEAGGSFFNYWSFLLQSHHVIAVDSMLGGGPAGTVYRVGPGCIGEDEKYGIRHEVHFRDVLKMAAFHGARPGVIILGVEPKNLDYSLQLSPEIEEKVPELVKIILTYCRNPIDASCDGWGG; this is translated from the coding sequence ATGAAAGTGTTAATAATAGGCCTTGGTAACCCACTTTTCTGTGACGACGGCATAGGCCCGCGCGTCGTACAAGAGTTAAAAAAACGTCCCGTGCCTTCAGCCGTACAGCCCGTAGAAGCAGGAGGTTCTTTCTTTAATTATTGGAGTTTTTTGCTACAGTCCCACCATGTTATTGCGGTGGACAGTATGTTAGGTGGAGGCCCGGCCGGAACAGTTTACCGGGTTGGCCCGGGGTGCATTGGCGAGGATGAAAAGTATGGCATTCGACATGAAGTTCATTTCCGTGATGTTTTAAAAATGGCCGCTTTTCACGGCGCCAGGCCTGGAGTAATCATTTTAGGGGTAGAGCCTAAAAACTTAGATTATTCTCTTCAATTATCTCCAGAGATCGAAGAAAAAGTACCGGAACTGGTTAAAATTATTTTAACATACTGTCGAAACCCGATAGATGCAAGCTGCGATGGGTGGGGTGGATAA
- a CDS encoding cytochrome b/b6 domain-containing protein, which yields MKWQNNLSGIRIKGIPVKRHRGLLRAMHWVLVPATFSLIINGSYVHKPSRTKSFNNMDTARKMHFTAQYFLVSYLISRAYYGWANCDYKDLLPNRKDMLSLPKFLRYTIFLRKKKPHYPKYNPGQKLLFVQMAVLFPLQILTGYAMYSASKLQKLSRIFGGLGKTRLVHYLSATVITGLISGHIYFALTDDLAKLKSIFTGYFTPK from the coding sequence ATGAAGTGGCAAAACAATCTATCAGGCATCAGAATTAAAGGAATACCGGTTAAACGTCACCGCGGCCTGCTGCGGGCCATGCACTGGGTGCTTGTACCGGCCACATTTTCTCTGATCATTAATGGTTCTTATGTCCATAAGCCTTCCCGCACCAAAAGTTTTAATAACATGGACACTGCCAGAAAGATGCATTTTACTGCCCAGTACTTTTTGGTTTCATACTTAATATCCCGGGCTTATTATGGATGGGCAAACTGTGATTATAAGGATTTACTGCCCAATAGAAAAGACATGCTTTCCCTGCCTAAATTCCTCAGGTACACTATCTTTTTGCGTAAGAAAAAACCCCATTATCCTAAATACAACCCGGGGCAAAAGCTGCTCTTTGTTCAGATGGCAGTTCTATTTCCATTGCAAATTTTGACCGGGTATGCCATGTATTCCGCGAGTAAATTGCAAAAACTGAGCCGGATTTTCGGTGGGCTGGGCAAAACCCGCCTTGTCCACTACTTAAGTGCCACTGTGATAACCGGCTTAATATCCGGTCACATTTACTTCGCTCTTACGGACGACCTGGCAAAGTTAAAGTCCATTTTCACAGGTTATTTTACACCGAAGTAA
- a CDS encoding ferritin-like domain-containing protein: MKEKELIAKLNWFYSLELNQVDFYLAQARFMEDIYLTKTLTRVAGIEQQHVDNIAAQIKELGFNPTKLGDVISPFLGKTAGYLLGALGPKAVLKLGITLEEKAMKDYKDLIIRVSDEHLSNTLWNNLIDEDLHTAWFANKLKELDHNQL, encoded by the coding sequence ATGAAAGAGAAGGAACTTATTGCTAAGCTAAACTGGTTTTACAGCTTGGAGTTAAACCAGGTGGACTTTTATTTGGCTCAAGCACGGTTTATGGAGGATATCTACCTAACCAAAACCCTTACCCGGGTTGCGGGCATTGAGCAGCAGCACGTGGATAACATAGCCGCGCAGATAAAGGAGCTAGGTTTTAATCCCACCAAATTAGGAGATGTGATTTCGCCGTTTTTAGGTAAGACGGCCGGTTACTTGTTAGGGGCTTTAGGCCCCAAGGCGGTACTTAAGCTAGGAATTACGCTGGAGGAAAAGGCTATGAAAGATTACAAAGACCTGATTATAAGAGTGAGTGACGAGCACCTTTCCAATACTCTTTGGAATAACCTCATAGACGAGGATCTGCATACCGCCTGGTTTGCCAATAAACTAAAAGAGTTAGACCACAACCAATTATGA
- a CDS encoding nickel-dependent hydrogenase large subunit: protein MKKITINPVTRSNSPFVVEVTISDGKVVDARCSCQFFRGFELIMRDRDPRDASYLTERICGICSSAHGTAAAYALEDAAGIRPPRNGNIMRNLIFGADVLQNHVRHFYLLGLPDYVKGPDMPPFIPGHKKGFRLSKKTNDSMMQNYYESLEVARLTHEMVAVLGAKAPFPHSLLAGGSTVAPTADVLLDFKYKLKKVNDFIHNRMLPDVYTIAEVYADYYEIGQRRANLLEYGLFPKDEKDRERYFPGGLVANGDVKGGNIKSVQEDLTSAWYRGNENPQHPAEGNTDPDRSKEGAYSWIKAPRYDGISMEGGPLARLWITNKYRRGVSTMDRTVARALEAQMVGQMMQSWLEELLPREPVYKPFKMPWKAEGTGLTGAMRGPLGHWMRIEKGRIAHYQIITPTAWNMSPRDEAGQPGPMEEALLGTPVADDNEPVEVSRVVRSFDPCAACATHVIVPGKAVKEFIIPV from the coding sequence ATGAAGAAAATTACCATCAACCCGGTTACGCGTTCCAACAGTCCCTTTGTGGTGGAGGTGACTATATCAGATGGAAAGGTAGTGGACGCACGGTGCAGCTGCCAGTTTTTTCGGGGGTTTGAGCTGATCATGCGGGATCGGGACCCCCGGGATGCCAGTTACCTCACGGAAAGAATATGTGGCATTTGCTCTTCGGCCCACGGCACTGCGGCTGCCTATGCCCTGGAGGATGCAGCCGGTATCCGGCCCCCTCGCAATGGGAATATAATGCGTAACTTAATTTTCGGGGCAGATGTATTGCAAAATCATGTCAGACATTTTTACCTTTTGGGACTGCCGGATTATGTTAAAGGACCTGATATGCCTCCCTTTATTCCTGGTCATAAAAAAGGTTTCCGCTTATCTAAAAAAACTAACGATTCCATGATGCAAAACTATTATGAATCCTTGGAAGTGGCCCGCCTGACACACGAAATGGTGGCGGTGTTGGGTGCCAAGGCCCCGTTTCCCCACAGCCTGCTGGCCGGTGGGTCTACAGTAGCCCCCACTGCAGACGTGTTATTGGACTTTAAATACAAGCTCAAAAAAGTAAATGATTTTATACATAACAGAATGCTGCCAGATGTGTATACTATAGCCGAGGTCTATGCAGATTATTATGAAATAGGTCAGCGCCGGGCAAACTTGTTGGAATATGGTCTATTCCCTAAGGATGAAAAGGATAGGGAAAGATATTTTCCGGGTGGTCTGGTAGCTAACGGTGATGTGAAAGGTGGTAACATTAAGTCTGTTCAAGAGGATTTAACCAGCGCGTGGTACCGGGGCAATGAAAACCCGCAGCACCCCGCAGAAGGTAATACGGACCCGGACAGGTCAAAGGAAGGAGCTTATAGCTGGATTAAGGCCCCCCGGTATGATGGAATATCAATGGAGGGGGGCCCTCTGGCACGGCTGTGGATAACCAATAAATACCGCCGGGGTGTATCTACCATGGACAGGACTGTTGCCAGGGCATTGGAAGCCCAAATGGTAGGGCAAATGATGCAGTCGTGGCTGGAAGAGTTGCTTCCTCGAGAGCCTGTTTATAAACCCTTTAAAATGCCCTGGAAAGCGGAAGGTACCGGTCTTACCGGGGCCATGCGCGGGCCGCTGGGACACTGGATGCGTATAGAAAAGGGAAGAATTGCCCATTACCAAATTATCACCCCTACAGCCTGGAATATGTCCCCGCGGGACGAAGCCGGACAGCCGGGCCCAATGGAGGAGGCTCTCTTGGGCACTCCGGTGGCAGATGACAATGAACCAGTGGAAGTAAGCCGTGTAGTGCGTTCCTTCGACCCGTGTGCTGCCTGTGCCACTCACGTTATTGTACCCGGAAAAGCGGTAAAGGAGTTTATTATACCTGTGTAA
- a CDS encoding hydrogenase small subunit, whose product MTKTDFISLFKNNYGGTVLASKLVGDLLTTNKSKRPPVIWLGTNTCAGDIISFLNSLDPGYRAVISDLIDFRYNNFVMTAEGNLATGVLTDAMAGNPKDFILIVEGTVPTRFEGLSCVIGLRDSKPLTALEAVRELAAVARYVVAVGTCAAFGGPYAARPNPTWGKSVQGVVSRKVINVPGCPVHPDWVSGTLAHLIWFGEPELDEYNRPTLFFGETIHNLCQRRHYFDSGIFSAHPGEPWCMYKEGCKGPVTFADCPQRQWNGEHLNWPVGASTPCIGCVSPEFPDYSEPFFEHLPDIHLPGVTVNANRVGAVVGTITAAGIGGHLLTSILKGRLPKTIKKGFMPAKVGFQVLETTPAGKVKNILKKTVKKAIKRL is encoded by the coding sequence ATTACAAAAACAGATTTTATAAGCTTATTTAAGAATAATTATGGTGGTACCGTACTTGCAAGTAAACTGGTTGGCGATCTGCTCACCACAAATAAGTCCAAACGCCCTCCTGTAATATGGCTGGGCACAAATACCTGTGCCGGTGATATTATTTCTTTCTTAAATTCTCTGGACCCCGGTTACCGGGCAGTTATATCAGACTTGATAGATTTCCGATATAACAATTTTGTGATGACTGCTGAAGGGAATTTGGCTACAGGGGTATTAACGGATGCCATGGCTGGTAATCCTAAAGATTTTATTCTAATTGTAGAGGGCACTGTGCCTACCCGCTTTGAGGGACTGTCATGTGTCATAGGTTTAAGGGACAGCAAACCTCTTACTGCACTGGAGGCGGTGCGAGAATTGGCCGCTGTGGCCCGGTACGTGGTAGCTGTAGGTACCTGTGCAGCTTTTGGCGGGCCTTATGCGGCAAGACCCAACCCCACATGGGGCAAGTCAGTGCAAGGTGTAGTGAGCCGGAAAGTTATCAATGTTCCGGGGTGCCCGGTTCATCCGGACTGGGTCAGTGGAACCCTTGCTCATCTGATCTGGTTCGGAGAGCCGGAACTGGATGAATATAACCGTCCCACCTTGTTTTTCGGAGAAACCATACATAACCTGTGCCAGCGCAGGCATTATTTTGACAGTGGCATCTTTTCGGCCCATCCGGGGGAACCCTGGTGTATGTACAAAGAGGGGTGTAAAGGTCCGGTCACCTTCGCTGACTGCCCGCAGCGGCAGTGGAATGGGGAACACTTAAACTGGCCGGTGGGTGCAAGTACTCCCTGTATAGGGTGTGTGAGCCCGGAATTTCCTGATTACAGCGAACCCTTTTTTGAACACTTGCCGGATATCCACCTGCCGGGAGTGACCGTCAATGCCAACAGGGTTGGAGCAGTGGTGGGAACAATAACCGCCGCGGGAATAGGAGGACACCTGTTAACCAGCATCCTGAAGGGCAGACTGCCCAAGACCATTAAAAAGGGCTTCATGCCCGCCAAAGTAGGTTTTCAAGTACTGGAAACCACACCGGCCGGGAAGGTGAAGAATATATTAAAAAAGACAGTTAAAAAAGCAATAAAAAGACTTTAA
- a CDS encoding ABC transporter ATP-binding protein: protein MKQNIQNEPALDIYNLSFSYPQRSPVIKNMNLKVRPGERVGIIGPNGAGKTTVFMLICGVLKTVSGSISLFGQEVVPGKFCPEVGLVFQNPDDQLFCPCVEDDVAFGPKNLGLSAKDVESRVKESLALTGIQEFAAYPPHHLSGGQKRMVAIAGVLAMHPELVIYDEPTSNLDSNYRRRLINFLQQSRETMLVASHDLEFILEVCDRVILLDNGCIVSDGKPAEVMGSVDLMREHGLEKPHSLVPHTEPHHDVG from the coding sequence ATGAAGCAAAATATACAAAATGAACCGGCGCTGGATATTTACAATCTATCATTTAGTTATCCCCAACGTTCCCCGGTTATAAAGAATATGAACCTCAAAGTAAGGCCGGGAGAGAGGGTGGGCATAATAGGACCTAACGGGGCGGGAAAGACTACGGTTTTTATGCTCATTTGCGGTGTGCTAAAAACGGTCTCCGGTAGCATTAGCCTGTTCGGGCAAGAGGTGGTACCCGGAAAATTTTGCCCTGAAGTGGGGCTGGTTTTTCAGAATCCGGATGACCAGCTCTTTTGCCCCTGTGTAGAGGATGACGTGGCTTTTGGCCCCAAAAACCTGGGCCTTTCCGCCAAGGATGTGGAGAGCCGCGTAAAGGAGTCCCTGGCATTAACCGGTATCCAGGAATTTGCCGCATACCCGCCTCATCATCTTTCGGGCGGGCAGAAGAGGATGGTGGCCATTGCCGGTGTATTGGCTATGCATCCGGAACTGGTAATATATGACGAGCCAACTTCTAATCTGGATAGTAATTATAGAAGGCGCCTGATTAATTTTTTGCAGCAATCACGGGAAACCATGCTCGTTGCTTCCCATGACTTGGAGTTCATCCTGGAGGTTTGCGACCGGGTAATTTTATTAGACAATGGATGCATAGTTAGTGACGGCAAGCCAGCGGAGGTAATGGGCAGCGTGGATTTGATGCGGGAACACGGCCTGGAAAAGCCGCATTCTCTGGTCCCTCACACAGAGCCGCACCACGATGTCGGCTAA
- the cbiQ gene encoding cobalt ECF transporter T component CbiQ yields the protein MKLQLDRYAYLETPLHSWDPRYKLVGFMTLIFAFSFVDNLQLLPFMVAVSGLLYAVSQLPLSFLLARMRLPGFFLLMMGVLLPFISGSTVLLHLGPLSVKQEGCLDLLLIAVKFVSILTMGIILFGTSPFLTNVKAMRALGLPSILADMILFTYRYLYDISDNLKTMQTAMKLRGFQGHNLRSVVTLASLAGTILVRSYEQSDRVYKAMTLRGYGQADVNRGGQHEEEFEAYSRDLWGLIILLLVAAAFVVGQILIR from the coding sequence GTGAAGTTACAGCTTGATCGCTATGCATACCTGGAGACACCTTTACACAGCTGGGATCCCAGATACAAACTGGTTGGTTTTATGACCTTAATATTTGCCTTTTCCTTTGTGGATAATCTACAGTTGCTTCCCTTTATGGTGGCGGTAAGTGGTTTGCTCTATGCTGTTTCTCAACTGCCCCTTTCTTTCCTGTTGGCCCGGATGCGACTGCCCGGATTCTTTCTGTTAATGATGGGAGTTTTGCTGCCTTTTATCTCCGGTAGTACCGTTTTGTTGCACCTGGGGCCTCTGTCCGTAAAACAAGAGGGGTGCCTGGACTTGCTGCTTATTGCAGTGAAGTTCGTATCTATTCTTACTATGGGTATTATACTTTTCGGTACTTCTCCTTTCTTAACCAATGTGAAGGCCATGCGCGCTCTGGGCCTTCCATCCATATTGGCTGATATGATATTGTTTACTTACCGCTATCTTTATGATATAAGCGATAATCTAAAAACAATGCAAACAGCCATGAAGCTAAGGGGGTTTCAAGGACATAACTTAAGGAGTGTGGTTACTCTTGCTTCGCTGGCGGGCACCATATTGGTTCGTAGCTACGAACAATCGGACCGGGTATACAAAGCTATGACCCTGCGTGGTTATGGCCAGGCAGATGTGAACCGGGGCGGGCAGCATGAAGAAGAATTTGAAGCATATTCACGTGACCTTTGGGGATTAATTATATTACTCCTGGTTGCCGCAGCTTTTGTAGTAGGCCAAATACTGATACGTTAA
- the cbiM gene encoding cobalt transporter CbiM: protein MHIPDGVLPTTISLGGYVTAGVVAWFSLRKISRQENPREGIPKASLLTAAFLVTSWIHIPIPPASVHLILNGLLGVVLGYYAFPAILIGLFFQAVMFQHGGLTTLGVNATVIGVPALLAFYLFRLRNILGRESRVLTGLFGFLAGGGGLALAAVAAFFILVTTIPAHLDVEAERASIYALTLAHIPVMILEGVFTAVVAVFLQRVKPELLEG from the coding sequence ATGCATATTCCTGACGGGGTTTTGCCAACTACTATTTCCCTTGGGGGGTACGTTACTGCCGGGGTGGTAGCATGGTTTTCACTGCGTAAAATCAGCAGGCAAGAAAATCCAAGGGAAGGTATCCCCAAGGCATCGCTCCTGACCGCTGCCTTTCTGGTGACCTCCTGGATACACATACCTATACCTCCGGCCAGTGTTCATTTAATATTAAACGGGCTTTTAGGAGTGGTGTTGGGCTACTATGCTTTTCCTGCCATTCTGATCGGGCTTTTTTTCCAGGCCGTCATGTTCCAGCACGGAGGGCTCACAACGTTGGGAGTTAATGCCACTGTCATTGGTGTGCCGGCCCTTCTGGCCTTCTATTTGTTTCGTCTCCGAAATATACTGGGCAGGGAAAGCCGTGTTCTTACCGGTTTATTCGGTTTTTTGGCCGGCGGCGGGGGGCTGGCACTTGCCGCGGTGGCAGCTTTTTTTATCCTGGTTACCACTATACCCGCGCATTTAGATGTGGAAGCCGAGCGGGCAAGTATTTACGCTTTGACTCTGGCTCATATTCCGGTAATGATATTAGAGGGCGTTTTTACCGCCGTGGTGGCAGTTTTCCTGCAAAGGGTTAAACCGGAATTATTGGAGGGGTAA
- a CDS encoding carboxypeptidase regulatory-like domain-containing protein codes for MSRSAFVIVVATVIFIFSVPLAAFGHGVDIEYQTTKAVGLTARYDTGEPVSNGQVTIYAPGNPSTPWQTGQSDENGRFTFTPDPSKTGTWDIQVRKAGHGGMIHVNVDGEEAVAGSTGYTTSQIVLMVACVVWGSIGTALFFKRRKN; via the coding sequence ATGAGTAGGAGCGCTTTTGTAATCGTTGTAGCGACTGTTATATTTATATTTTCCGTCCCGCTAGCGGCATTCGGCCACGGAGTTGATATCGAATACCAAACCACAAAGGCAGTGGGGTTAACCGCAAGGTATGATACGGGCGAACCAGTAAGTAACGGCCAGGTTACCATCTATGCTCCGGGTAACCCCTCCACTCCGTGGCAGACAGGCCAGAGTGATGAAAATGGCCGCTTTACCTTCACTCCGGACCCTTCCAAGACGGGAACCTGGGATATACAGGTGCGTAAGGCCGGCCATGGTGGAATGATTCATGTTAATGTAGACGGTGAGGAAGCGGTTGCGGGAAGTACCGGGTATACCACGTCGCAAATAGTGCTTATGGTGGCCTGCGTAGTATGGGGGTCTATTGGTACAGCCTTGTTCTTTAAAAGGAGGAAGAATTAA